The genomic region CCTTCGATTATTTCCAACACACATATTGATCTTTAAAGCGTGTATACACAGGAAGTAAGAaagtcacacatttattttgaaattgtgttgCCCTTCCGTACCGGAAATGATGTACCGTTATTTCAATTAGCTTAACAGCGCAGAAACCGTGTTTGGTGTGCATCGGTTTGCAGAGATTATGACAAAAAGATCCGTATTTTGGTGACCTCCAGACTTTTCATACATGTCAGGGTTTACGTCCGTCCTACGCAAGAGGAGACCGCAGTCGTCTGTGTGACAGTAGCTGCTCGTGTTCGTTGCTTGCTAATGGGAAGTGTTTAGCCGGACATTGTCAGGTTAGTGGCAGCTAGCATTAACGTCTGAAATGGTCACTGGTCTCGtttttacttgtattttatggttaaaataactCTCGGCGCCAGGTTAAGGACTCTCGTGCTGTAGCGAGCAACTATCAGGAGATAATTAGCACAAGGCTAGCGCCGTAGAGCTAGCTGTGTGGTTTGTATTTGCGGACTCGTCGGTGCCACGGAGCCGCGCTGCTGTCCACGTCTCATCTCTAGTGCACTTTGTTTAACGTTGCCAGCTGAGCTAGGCCACGTCCCCGCGGGCGGTTTTCATCCACTGACATAGGACGAACTGTCGAGAAGATGCCTCATGTGcggaaggaggaaggagagtaAAGCTCCGGGAGAAATGTGAAGCCTTGAACATTCATGACTCTGTCCGGGTAGTGTGTTTGTATTTCGGAGCGGTTGCCGCATATAAACGGCATGTCACGTAGACGGATGTGTTTTATATGTCTCTGAGCTGTGCACTGGTCGCGGTAACGACACGGAGTAACGCTATAGTTTTTTATTTCggttattttttttggaaatgatcGGGTTTGGTGCAAACCGACGGGGAGGCCGCCTCCCGTCCTTCGTGCTCATCTTCTTGATGGTGATCGTCGCCATTCTGTCTTTTAACTACTGGACAATGTCCAACAAGCACGGGCGTCTGCTGGACGAGCTGGTGGAGGTGCAGGCGCAGGTGCAGCGCACGGACGCGGCGCGGAGCCGCCTGGAGAAGCGCAACTCGGAGCTGATGGTGCAGGTGGACACGCACAGGAAGCAGATCGACCAGAGGGAAGGAGACTACAGCGTCCTGGAGGGCAAGCTGCAGGCCCGAGAAACGCTCATCAGAAAGTGCACTGACGAGAAGGTACAGCCGCGGTGTCATGGTTGAGCTTGGGTCTTGGGTGTGGTGGAGTAAAGTTTACTGCCACTGCCACAGAGTTTTTAATCATCTGAACTGAAGCTGTGAGAACAAAGCTCAGAGGGCTATAAACTAGAGATGGGTTACAATCATACATCTCAATAATGTTTGGTCCAAATGTCAgagaaagttgaaaaatgttgatcagtgtttaccaaaccggGACATGATGATGTCCTGTTTTATCCACCAaacaaaatgattacatttgaatgatttctttcttgtatggagcaaagaaaccagaacatagtCACATTTgataagctgaaaaatcagagaacttgttttgattctttaaaaaaacactcagactCAGGTAAATTGATTATTGAAATAGATGACGATTAATTAAGTGCCTTAAGTGAAACCTCATCATTTATTACACTTTAATTACAAATGTTGAAGTTTCACTTTAACATTTTCACTAATTactttgcaacatttatttgaaacattttttgtttattaatattAGTTCTTTTGGTTCCTCCCATATCCACAGGTTTCATCTGTATTCATGAACATCTTCTAAAAGCTTGTGAATCATTGCTATAGATTATTGCCATAATCGTAATCTGAAATCATCCCATGCCCAGTTACAACCTTACACTACATGAAGAAATGTGAAAGGAAACTAATCACAGAAAGGAATTAATTAGTtgtaatataattataaaatgttCTGAAGTGCGGAGAagagttttaaataaatagcacTGATGCTACGACCTAAAGACAGTAGTGATAATCATTCTTTGACTGGTGTGACAGTAGGTCATAATACATTATTTGAATTAAGGGTGGGGGCATGTCTTGAAGCAAATAACAGGGAAACAATGGCACAGCAGCTTGAATTTTCATTTCTCTAAACCAGCCCGGTGAGTTTGCTATTTCATAATGTCTCAAACGCATTATTATATTACACTGGATGTCACGATATAATTGTTTCAtgtccaatactgatatcacaaccttgagtatatgtaatgctgctgctgattttgtTGCAAGGCACCATGGTAACATTTTAGGTCATGTGTTTGCTGGTAActatgacaatgacaatgatttATCTATGGTTAGCAAGTGGATTAAGATAAATCCAACTTAAAACTCTTGTCACCTGAGTTCTGTTTGCTTGAAGGTTGTATTATTCaaggaaaacacaggaaacttGTGTAGTGAAGTTGTTTCAAGTCCCTTACAGTGTCTTTTCAGGgtgtattatttttgtaatacTCAAAGCATGTTTGCAAGAAAGGTACACCGTTTGCTCCGCAAGGTCGTTCCCACCTTTTCGAAGCCCAGCAGCTGCACCAGCAATTCACCAGTCTATTGTGTGATTGAATTGGTGTGAGTCAAGTAGCCCTGGCAAGCATTTACTCAACAGATGAGTGGGGACGTTTTTCCTACAATTTGCATCCGTTCTGTCTTtttgacttgtttgtgtttacgtTTGTATGTATGAGTCGGTGCTATAGTGATGCCAGGGCTTTGCCACTCTAGGTAAAGTGGTGTACTTTAGATGTCTCAGGAGTCCTCACGCATCACCAGTGAGAAACGGAACCCAACTTCATGTGCACAAGCAGCTTTAGTGTTCATTTAGAGTCTAAATGAACCCTTTATGAAAAGGTGTGTAATATAATAGGACAGCCCATGGACAAgcggaagggaattgggcttgtatcTTGAGGGTACCGGTTTGAATCCCTTCTCAGTCCAGGGCCGGGGTACCTCTGAGCAatgtacccaatccccattgctcattgttgaCATGCTAAATTAACCCCAGCCACGGgaggggccacatccagtgtactcttAGTTCTGGTCCCCGAGCTCGTATAAACGGGAGTGTCGTGTCCGGCATAAACATTTCTGTCATATCAAATATTtggatcatctgctgtggcgaaGCGCTAGAGAGGGAGATGTTGAAAGCGAAACAAACTTGATGTAATAAGTAAGGGCTGGTTCAATTATGTTAATTGATGATTTACAATTAtctgaaatatttaaaacaaacaacgcCTAAATGATGAGTTAAACCATCCAAACTTGAGCTGAATGGTAATGTAGTCAGGGATTTTGAGCTGACCAAAGAATTATTAGTGTCCTTTGTAGAGCATTCCTGGCGGTTGGAGCATAGAAGGTCAATGGCTGCAGTTTTATGTGGTCCACAACATCCGTGTCACATCGTAGTAATACAAAATGGCAGCTTCCCAACAGGAGCCTTTTAGATCAATGAATACAAATGCCCGTCAACTTTTTCCATTCAGGATGTAATAATGAGCACTATAAGCATTACCAGCGACAACCCCCTGGGCAAAATGATAAAGAGCATCACAAGAGCAGAAGCAGATGTCTATAATTCACATCACCATAATCTGGAACCGATAAAACACAGCCTCTAAAGTCCAGGAAAGTCTTTGACGTAAATACATGATTAGATTGTCTGAATTTCATGTTTGGATTATATATCAGTATGATTATATATctgtaacatttaataataatgattattctTCTATAGATATCACAATTATTGTCACTTATGTGCATTCATTACACATTTAGAAggttgaaataaatgttttatatttttcacaACTTGCAGTTAGGTCAGGAGTCAAAACTTATcattatatataaattatgCAAAGAATTCAACCGAGAAGTGAACCTTGTGAAATATTATTCCAACGCCTAGTTGCCTTGTTTACTCTCTGCTTCCAAAGAGTCCAGAACCAAGTACAAGCACTTGATCACTGATAAGGAAATGAAACGATTTCCCATTCTGTTTGAGCCAATTCCCGTAATCAGTGGTGAGCAAAACAGACTTTGTGAAAGTTTGACGTTAGTTTTTGTCTCCGCTTGTAGAAGCCATAAAAATCTAGAGGTTAGTGTCAATATTAAGCAGCGTAAAGTGGACGTGTTGCGCATCATAGTTTCTTATTTGTTATTCCAGCATCCGGTTCCTTGTGTAATGTCATCGACGTGGAGCGGGCGTTCTTTCACTCGCGTCTGTCATCAACCCAACCCTGTTTCAACACAGATGCACTTGTGCCGCTAAACAGCGAGAGGTCTGCATTGCAGAGAAAATAGTGACAGTGGAGTTTCATATACACATAGAGGTGCGCGAGTGAATCATACAGGTTTATAACTCTCCATGCGGACTTTGAACTGTCAGGTTATGTCATTTATGTCGTCAGTTTCATCACGCCCAACGCAGAGGAATGGCATGGATCACTTCACCTGTGTGGCTGTGCATGAAGCTTTAGTCTTTCAAAGTTCAGTGACACAATAAGTCAGTTGGACACCACACCTCGTCCATGTAGCCAGGCAGGTCAGACACGGTCCCTGTGGATGTGAGTAATATGACACCATTCCAAGAAAAGACACGGATGTCCCTCGAATATATCCTCTGTTGGGTTTAGGAGGACGGAGGATTTCTCTGTCGTAGAAAGGCGGGTGAAGTTGTAGACTTGTGGGTCGAGGGAATCACTGACAAAGTTCAGGCTGAATCGTGTGGATGGAGGCGTTACATGAATCACTGCCGTGTTTACAGGACACGCTTTCAAAATGAGAAACGAAAAGATTGTTTacattctgtttctgtgtggatatgGCCCTTTAGGCAAGAGTCACTTAAAGATTTTGAAGTATGTCGAtcctatttttattttgaggctgcgttttttttttgtttgttttttttttagagcatTTTATCTTCATTTCCTGCTCCAGATTTTGTAACGCTAAGCCTCAAATCCCTGGCTTTATTCTCAAATTGCCCCGGCTTACATTATGTATGTACTTAGAACCTGAAGTCTGAGTTACAGCATCAATAAACCAGACAGACCAGTTTTGTTCTAGATAAATCTGATGAAACGAAAGCAGTAGCACGCTTAATACATGTATGTTGATGCTAGTGCTGTTTGGATCCTAAAGAAAGCAAGGGTTTGGATAACGCGTCTGACCTGATGATGAGTAATCAAATTTGGAATTTGTGCTCGCGACGCATCACAACATTAGATAATCGCAAAGAAGCCTTAAAGCCTCAATTATAACTATGTAGTATATTACTGTCATTGTTTTGTCAAAAATAAAGCTAAATTTGTAACTTCACGAAGCAATCATCAGACAAGTTTCACATTATATTACTCTTATTGctttaaagtgtaaaaaaaaacgtgttactTGTTTTGACTATAGTCCACAATTGTCAAACTAAACAAATTTTGAGTTGTGTTGCTAAAACTGAAGGCTTCATAGGTTCCATGtagcataatgtaaatgaaaccTCACACCGGGCACCGTTGAACTTTGTTACCCTGGAAATCAAACCTGTTCCACCTGCTATTAATAGAACCTGTTGGACCACTTGTGCCCGTCTTCCCCGATTATTAAACCTTGATGTTGTCTCTTTTGTACAGCTGAAGATGCAGGGTGACGTCACAGCTCAAATGACAGAGATCCAGAGGCTGAAAGGTAGGCGCTTGTCCACttctgtccagcagagggcactctGAACCACTTATAAAACTCTAAGTAGGGAGGGAATTGTGCTGATGTAGAGAATCTCGACGAGTTAAATGGCACTGCCTCGAAAAGTCAACCTCATCATAAAATAATATgcgtgcatgtttgtgttgtgttgaaaaCAGAGCAGCTGAAGGAGCTGAATCAGGAGATCATGAAACAGGAGGAGCAGCTCAGAGAAGTGAAGAAAAATAGCACCACATTTGAAAAGAAACTGGAATACGAGAGGTATGTTAAACCTTTACAACTTCCTGTTGCGAGACAATATCTGTGTCTCTTCTCGATATGTATGTATCCATAATTATATGTGACATGACAATATTCCCTATCATCAGCCAGGAGAGATTGAATCATAATAATTGCTCATCCTtaattattttgtctgtttacaTACACTTTTTAGGAGAGAACACAAATGCATATACGTAATGACGTATTTCTCCTGCAGTTTACAGTGTGGACGTCAGATTGCACAACTGAAAGAAGAGTACGAAGAATCAAAAAAGACCCTGGAGGAAGAAGCTTCAAGACTAAAACAGGTTACCATTTTTAGACTCTTGTCAGGATCTCCATGTCGTCTTAATTGTGTCACATCTTTAGTGCGGCGCAGTAATATAAGCTGAActatctctgtgtctgttaaTGTGGAAGCTCCTCTTTTAAATTCACTGTCTACTTGCCtccattttcttcctcttctgcttTCCTCTTCCCCACTATTGATACTTCTGTAGGGTGTATTGGACATCCACAAGGGTGAAGCAGCAGGTAGACATGCGGGTGAAGCACTCGGTGTGGATAAGGGAGGAGAGCGCCACACTGAGGCCAATCTGAATGAAGATACAGTTTTAAAAGGTACAGTGGATGTGACTGATTCAGTCAAGGTCTGGGCATTGATATCATTGATATCACACACCAATTAATTTCCATTGTTTCTAGCCTCTGTTAGTTTCCTGTATGCTACCATAGATGTAATTGATGCATTCCATGTCTGcaaagattagattagatgatCTAAATCAcgttctcctcttctctctttcagaTGAGATGGGTAAGCCTGGCAGTGATGCCGGCATGCCTGGCATTGAAGACAGTGAGGTGGGAAAAATGGATGATATACAGTTTGGTAAGCATTGGCACCAAAACCTATATCAGCTTACCTGGCATtacaatgtgttttctgtgattggaCTGCGATCAGATAGCGCCTGACCACTTATAATTACAGATGTAAATTTATACATCCTGCACATTCTTGTCAAAGACTTCTTCCTCTGCCtcgaaaagcaaagaggagtccGCACAATAACACGACTTCATGTGCGGCGAACATTGTTGTTGGAGGACTGTGATCAGATAGCGatcagatcttgatgtggacaccggaGACGTGTAAATGCATATGATGAAGCACTATCTGATTgccatctgatcacagaaaatgcattttaatggtATGAAGGTATGAAGTGGGAAACATGATatagtctttttaaaaaaaaaaaaagattgtcaCTCCTGAAAAGACTAGACTTTCTGACTGCCGTTCGATTTATTTCCAGCACTGAAGAAACCAGCCATCACTAAGAAGCAAGACGAGGCCCCTGATGCAGGTGTGGGAGCTGGAGTCGGGGCAGCTGATGGCCCTGGAGGCCCGGCTCTGTCTCTGGACGAGCCCAGACTACAGAAGGACACATTTGATGGCCAGGCAGCGGTGGTTGCAGCTCCTAACATCATCAAACAGGCAGACAAGCCCATAGTGTTTGAAGAAGACAACAAGGCGGACATCAAGGCAGACGAGCTGGGAGAGCAGCAAAGACAGATTCAAGGTACAGTGTGCAACACATCTGAAGGACTGTGAATCTGTTATCTACATGTTCATCTACAGTATTCTCTGTCAGGGATAACATCTTTCAGGCTAGGTATAGAATATTTCCAACATTagatttaaatcattaaatgtgCAACCCCacctttcttctctccttttaaACTGTCAGCTCCAGATGATGTCAAGTTTGAGGCCGAACGTGCGGGAGTCATTCCTGTGCCCCCCAACCCCGCTCAAGTGCCCAACCCCATCCAGCCTCACCACGCCAAAGACCAGGCCCCAGCAGAGCCAGTTCACCACCGCCAAAGTGAGTCCCTCCACACTCTGAACGTGGTACTACTGTAAATGCCAGGAGAGGCGGTTAATGGATGGGGGAAAGAACACAtgcattaggaaaaaaaaagcagtgcaCTCGCAGCAGTTCTTGTTAGCTCTGTGTtagctctgcctcctcctcgtaatctgtaatgttttgtgAACCCGGAACACAAAGGTGTTTTAGCACATTGCTAACTGGTTATACATCCCTTCTGCTACAAACATACTATATTCTGCTCTGAATATAGGTAGGAAACTGTCAGGGACTAGAGTGGGTGCTTATTTGCAGAGGAGACAAATGACATACACCTAGTTCCCAGAAGATCTTTTCCTGCTGCCTGGGttctgctgtgctgtgttttctccCTGTTGTCAACTGTTCTGTTCTTTCATCTCTCAAACGCATCCTTCTCACCCTCTGCAACAGGGACTGGTTGCttttaaaaaaccaaaaaaaaaaacctctctctATTCAGAGcacattgtcattttgtttttcttctcatcatCTGCTTCTCTTTATAGAGATTAATACCCAGCACCCACCAAATTCTCATTTCTGACAGTATCTGGTGCTTACGAAACAAACACAGCCTGCTTCAGTGCACCATGAGTTTTTTCGTTATTGCCTGAAATCAGTTTTTTATGATAGGTCCATTTTTTGAAAACTCCTACCAGGTCATTTGACTCGATATTGATGCTTATTCAACCTTTGTGTACCTGAACAATAGGAATGACTACTGTTTAATGTATACATGGTAAAAGTACTAAGAATCCTAAGACTGATAGTTATATCAGTCAGTATGTTCACCTgacattagtaaaaaaaaaacaacaacaaactgaaactggactttcaaaataaaacatgttcatCCTACTGAAATTAAACTcattaaaataatcttattGAGCTACCACTGTGTGTATACATTCACTTGGACCCGAGCTGGATAATATCTGATGATAATCgaagaagaataaaatgactgcgacaaaaacatggtgaaaacATGGTTAGGGCTTAAATAATTGGATATTGGAACATTCTTGGTTGTTAATAATATTGTTTATTAATTGTTAATGGTGCTTGAGATGCTACCAACTAGCCTCAAGCTAAACCGGAAAACCAGTtgatactaacaagctgaaagggggacGTTACTTACGCCACCTAAAGTAGTAAAGTAGAGGCGGACACACTGCATTCAATAAATCAGTTCCCCACTATATACTTGGACAACTTGAACGGGGTCTGTCGCTGgactaaactgtgacatattcACCACATACagcaaaaagacaccaaaaatcCTTCACCAAAAGTCAATCGAATCCCCATTTCTAGTCGTACCAATTAGAGTAAATGAATGATTGGATTTACTGCAGGGCTTTTGTATCACAACTAATCAATCCAATCAAGGATCGATTGGCTTATACAGATGATTAAAGACGACAATAAGCGTTACAAGAGAGGCTCATTTGTTTCCACTTGGCTCACTGCTTCCAAGTCCATGATTGACTTTTCCTTTACTCACTCCAAATCTGCCAACATGTATCTGCTTACCTCATCTACTCTATCTGTCGTCACTCTCTTTACACGATCACTCATCCCTCCATGCATTGAAATGCAATATTTCACCCgttcctccctgtctctcttcAACTGCCACCGCTTCCCTCCCTTCCTGATGAGGCCCTTCTCTGCCTCCTGCAGGCCGGTTCTTTGATGAGAACGAGTCCCCAGTAGATCCGCAACACGGCTCTAAGCTAG from Solea solea chromosome 5, fSolSol10.1, whole genome shotgun sequence harbors:
- the golm2 gene encoding protein GOLM2 isoform X2, which codes for MIGFGANRRGGRLPSFVLIFLMVIVAILSFNYWTMSNKHGRLLDELVEVQAQVQRTDAARSRLEKRNSELMVQVDTHRKQIDQREGDYSVLEGKLQARETLIRKCTDEKLKMQGDVTAQMTEIQRLKEQLKELNQEIMKQEEQLREVKKNSTTFEKKLEYESLQCGRQIAQLKEEYEESKKTLEEEASRLKQGVLDIHKGEAAGRHAGEALGVDKGGERHTEANLNEDTVLKDEMGKPGSDAGMPGIEDSEVGKMDDIQFALKKPAITKKQDEAPDAGVGAGVGAADGPGGPALSLDEPRLQKDTFDGQAAVVAAPNIIKQADKPIVFEEDNKADIKADELGEQQRQIQAPDDVKFEAERAGVIPVPPNPAQVPNPIQPHHAKDQAPAEPVHHRQNDDERDMQGDRAVDYGKRHQAIDIL
- the golm2 gene encoding protein GOLM2 isoform X1, with product MIGFGANRRGGRLPSFVLIFLMVIVAILSFNYWTMSNKHGRLLDELVEVQAQVQRTDAARSRLEKRNSELMVQVDTHRKQIDQREGDYSVLEGKLQARETLIRKCTDEKLKMQGDVTAQMTEIQRLKEQLKELNQEIMKQEEQLREVKKNSTTFEKKLEYESLQCGRQIAQLKEEYEESKKTLEEEASRLKQGVLDIHKGEAAGRHAGEALGVDKGGERHTEANLNEDTVLKDEMGKPGSDAGMPGIEDSEVGKMDDIQFALKKPAITKKQDEAPDAGVGAGVGAADGPGGPALSLDEPRLQKDTFDGQAAVVAAPNIIKQADKPIVFEEDNKADIKADELGEQQRQIQAPDDVKFEAERAGVIPVPPNPAQVPNPIQPHHAKDQAPAEPVHHRQSRFFDENESPVDPQHGSKLADYNGDDGNVGEYEADKQAELAYNEEEDGDGGEEDVQDDDERDMQGDRAVDYGKRHQAIDIL